From a region of the Dictyostelium discoideum AX4 chromosome 2 chromosome, whole genome shotgun sequence genome:
- a CDS encoding FNIP repeat-containing protein, giving the protein MSLIKNKNCFIPKKIFSEKDDFIFIPCDGVIQEKFEKIALSFESPKLNEINFHKKVKIIYFLDDYQHEIKKEMLPSSIISIIFYNIKNILSSDSIPDTVKFLGFNGYKHQITNEIVKGSVTSLGVGGDMGYPLDKHLLNGSSIKTLCFDGNYSHQITNDSIIDHLDYLCLMKTKFPLNEKSLKNPLNIYPPTIPKNISFYETYKFPIPGTIFPKIESTIITFNINITDIRQPITSKLFQDLPINYNVYIGWGYRHKLDECTIDSKIRFLGIGDVVHPVPETFLGIRVKFYSGYSHQIKPFPNNASLRELALGNVKYPITKDTIPSPWGVGELSIDKGYDFKLTPDLFENVRALKLIDIKSTVFTKHSLPKSNCVLAKVSLISLQIPFDLSFFPTDIINTMLIHNVSQVIGTNQLPKSLTSLSLIKVKLDPKLTIPKSVSHLKIEEIDRPLTKESIPNNLEVFELLNYKFPISKELFPDTVHYIVIGETINPFTIEMIPTSLKHLVSAHDYKFLPFDKPLLKYYYQ; this is encoded by the exons ATgagtttaataaaaaataaaaattgttttataccaaaaaaaatattttcag aaaaagatgattttatatttataccATGTGATGGAGTGATTCAagaaaaatttgaaaaaattgctttatcttttgaaagtccgaaattaaatgaaattaattttcataaaaaggttaaaattatctattttttagATGATTATCAacatgaaataaaaaaagaaatgttaCCAAGTtcaattattagtattattttttataatattaaaaatattttatcaagTGATAGTATACCAGATACTGTTAAATTTTTGGGTTTTAATGGATACAAACACCAAATTACCAATGAAATTGTTAAAGGTTCAGTTACATCATTGGGGGTAGGTGGTGACATGGGGTATCCATTGGAtaaacatttattaaatggttCCTCAATCAAAACATTATGTTTTGATGGTAATTATTCACATCAAATTACAAATGATAGTATTATCGATCATTTAGATTATTTATGTTTAATGAAAACCAAGTTtccattaaatgaaaaatctttaaaaaatccattaaatatttatccaCCAACCATTccaaaaaatatttctttcTATGAAACATATAAATTCCCAATACCTGGTACAATATTCCCAAAAATTGAATCCACCATAATtacatttaatattaatataactGATATTCGTCAACCAATAACAAGTAAACTTTTCCAAGATTTACCAATTAACTATAATGTTTATATTGGATGGGGTTATAGACACAAATTAGATGAATGTACCATTGATAGTAAAATAAGATTTTTGGGTATTGGCGATGTTGTTCATCCAGTACCAGAAACATTCCTTGGTATAAGGGTTAAGTTTTATAGTGGCTATTCTCACCAAATTAAACCTTTCCCTAATAATGCATCATTGCGTGAATTAGCTTTGGGTAATGTTAAATATCCAATAACCAAAGATACAATACCATCACCATGGGGTGTTGgtgaattatcaattgataaaggCTATGATTTTAAACTTACACCAGACCTATTTGAAAATGTAAGAGCTTTAAAActtattgatattaaatcaacTGTTTTTACCAAACATTcattaccaaaatcaaattgtGTCCTTGCTAAAGTTTCATTAATATCTTTACAAATCCCATTTGATTTAAGCTTTTTCCCAACTGATATCATTAATACAATGTTAATTCATAATGTTTCTCAAGTGATTGGCACTAATCAATTACCAAAATCATTAACATCTTTATCACTAATTAAAGTAAAATTGGATCCAAAATTAACTATCCCAAAATCAGTAtcacatttaaaaattgaagaaattgataGACCACTTACAAAGGAATCAATCCCAAACAATTTAGAAGTTTTTGAACTtcttaattataaattcccAATATCAAAGGAATTATTCCCAGATACCGTTCATTACATTGTAATTGGTGAAACAATTAATCCATTCACAATCGAAATGATTCCCACAAGTTTAAAACATTTAGTTAGTGCACatgattataaatttttaccaTTTGATAAACCATTACtaaagtattattatcaatag
- the dpoA gene encoding prolyl oligopeptidase, with translation MKFNYPETRRDDSVFDIFKSTEKGSVKVYDPYRHLEDQQSPETKKWVDEENKITRSFLDQDNTSEKISNEIMKMLNFERFDWFRRRGSKLFFSRNPNTLNQNIIYLIDIDQISISKDGKSSAKGFENAIEFLNPNTYSKDGTWSLKSFVISKSGDHVCFSYSKAGSDWEEIAVKKIITTNELKTNKDDEEEKEDLKKKNCLHYAVVDLPDSINWCKFTSIKWDENETGFIYNRYPKPEKVSDDDKGTETDTNLNNKVYYHKLGDANESFDRVVFECPENPQWIFGTEFSHDHSSLFISAFRDCNVEHNLYVIRNFQEAIANKSAFKVEALIDNFDACYYYITNTKQGEYFFLTNLSAPFNRLISIQLNDDQPIVPNSKSKLEFKEIIPEKDYVLESVSRSSQEKFYVSYQKHVQDIIEVYDFNGKYLKDIKLPGPGSASLSATEYHDHIFINFSNLVSPSVTYYMDSKNDELLLFKEPHIEGFKSSDYECKQVFYESPKDKTKIPMFIAYKKTTDITSGNAPTYMTGYGGFNISYTQSFSIRNIYFLNKFNGIFVIANIRGGGEYGKAWHEAGSKKNKQNCFDDFIGAAEYLIKENYTNQNKLAVRGGSNGGLLMGAISNQRPDLFKCVVADVGVMDMLRFHLHTIGSNWVSDYGRSDNPDDFDVLIKYSPLNNVPKDSNQYPSIMLCTGDHDDRVIPAHSYKFISELQYQLGKKVDTPLLIRVDKDSGHGAGKGLSKQNNEIADIFNFFSKVLNVKLNF, from the exons atgaaatttaattaCCCAGAAACAAGAAGAGATGATTCTGTTTTtgatatatttaaatcaacagAAAAAGGAAGTGTTAAAGTTTATGATCCATATCGTCATTTAGAAGATCAACAATCACCAGAAACAAag aaatgggttgatgaagaaaataaaattacaagaTCATTTTTAGATCAAGATAATACAAGTGAAAagatttcaaatgaaattatgaaaatgttaaattttgaaagatTTGATTGGTTTAGAAGAAGAGGTTCaaaattattcttttcaaGAAATCCAAAtacattaaatcaaaatataatttatttgattgataTTGATCAAATTTCAATTAGTAAAGATGGTAAATCAAGTGCAAAAGGATTTGAAAATGCAATTGAATTCTTAAATCCAAACACTTATTCAAAAGATGGTACATGGagtttaaaatcatttgtaATCTCAAAGAGTGGTGATCATGTTTGTTTTAGTTATTCAAAGGCAGGTTCTGATTGGGAAGAGATTGCAGTAAAGAAAATTATAACAACTAATGAGTTAAAGACAAATAAGGATGATGAAGAGGAGAaagaagatttaaaaaagaagaattgTTTACATTATGCAGTTGTGGATCTACCAGATTCAATAAATTGGTGTAAATTTACTTCGATTAAATGGGATGAGAATGAGACTGGTTTCATCTATAATCGATATCCAAAACCGGAAAAAGTATCCGATGATGATAAAGGCACTGAAACCGACACCAACTTGaataataaagtttattATCATAAATTAGGTGATGCCAATGAGTCGTTTGATAGAGTGGTTTTCGAATGTCCAGAGAACCCACAATGGATATTTGGTACTGAGTTCTCTCATGACCATAGCTCTTTGTTTATCAGCGCTTTCAGGGACTGCAATGTTGAGCATAATCTATATGTAATTAGAAATTTCCAAGAGGCAATTGCAAATAAATCAGCCTTTAAAGTCGAGGCCCTCATAGATAATTTCGATgcttgttattattatattacaaATACTAAACAAGGtgaatatttctttttaaccAATTTATCTGCACCATTCAATAGATTAATCtcaattcaattgaatgatGATCAACCAATCGTACCAAATTCAAAGAGTAAATTAGAGTTTAAAGAGATCATTCCAGAGAAAGACTATGTATTGGAATCGGTTAGTCGTTCCTCTCAAGAGAAATTCTACGTTTCCTATCAAAAACATGTTCAAGATATCATTGAAGTATATGATTTCAatggtaaatatttaaaggATATTAAATTACCAGGCCCTGGAAGTGCTTCATTATCAGCCACTGAGTATCATGATCATATCTTTATaaacttttcaaatttaGTTTCACCATCGGTAACTTATTATATGGATTCAAAGAATGATGAATTGTTACTCTTTAAAGAACCACACATTGAAGGCTTCAAATCATCAGATTATGAATGTAAACAAGTCTTTTATGAATCTCCAAAGGATAAAACAAAGATTCCAATGTTTATAGCCTATAAGAAGACCACAGATATCACCAGTGGTAATGCTCCAACCTATATGACTGGTTATGGTGGTTTCAATATCTCTTACACTCAATCATTCTCAATTAGaaatatttactttttaaataaattcaatggTATCTTTGTAATTGCAAACATTAGAGGTGGTGGTGAGTATGGTAAAGCTTGGCATGAGGCTGGTTCAAAAAAGAATAAGCAAAATTGCTTTGATGATTTTATTGGTGCCGCTGAATATTTGATAAAGGAAAACTATACAAACCAAAACAAATTGGCCGTAAGAGGTGGTAGTAATGGTGGTTTGTTAATGGGTGCAATTTCAAATCAACGTCCTGATCTATTTAAATGTGTTGTAGCAGACGTTGGTGTTATGGATATGCTAAGATTCCATCTTCATACTATCGGTAGTAATTGGGTCTCTGATTATGGTAGAAGTGATAATCCTGATGATTTTGATGTACTCATTAAATATTCTCCTCTAAATAATGTCCCAAAGGATTCAAATCAATATCCATCAATTATGCTTTGTACTGGTGACCATGATGATCGTGTCATTCCTGCTCACTCTTATAAATTCATCTCTGAATTACAATATCAACTTGGTAAAAAAGTTGATACTCCACTTTTAATTAGAGTTGATAAAGATTCTGGTCATGGTGCTGGTAAAGGTttatcaaaacaaaataatgaaatagctgatatctttaatttcttttcaaaagttttaaatgttaaattaaatttttaa
- a CDS encoding SAP DNA-binding domain-containing protein, with the protein MSKNVFHLDYIEIEKLSYLNIREAAKQLGLDNSGMRNSILKRIRRKLSSLNHASNSNETQDIDDDNNLHQTETKIKNLNKINTTANNRDNHIKEEQEELVVVEEEEKEEKEKEEKEEKEEKEEDDDNNDYDEHEINIENDVTDIENNETDKKLISSKIQMVICGHNGDYHHTYMWKGKIVDTFPDNEIKTRIKLFKKFDAETQHLKNTFDLNRLKLIYQYFLESRIPNTLSKLNQLLSDNSEDNNNNSNNNNNIAGSGIISRSRSRSGNVSSGSVSGGKSNSSEIRLENFHLPTYEPICHCNQCKIKANQNSFYITLPNVILVCRCYLCLYGKPPILVQGLLSPTSYLFEKVVSISAFALHQQLNSRNFHEERGYIKKEYLIGYINLHKHLLGLINQDLSLDIFKPKLERVLSNQKIFSENKSSDTPKSYYKLLLTGNPWESILNNNQNNNQNNNHNNNNNQNNNNNNNNNNNNNNNNNIHNRNKKRQNSFEEEQTTKLKKINQTNNNKVNDSYNGKDENNEESKIMKQSEENNIKTTTTTTTTATATTTENGINNELVSESESLELSIVEFKKPKSTNEANSLFPSQLDSEISFFENKLNKRIEILDIERKIYKTINIADILQELDVPSKVYNIFKSEYTRFLTLKVFEKGLFSKFIFSPHFLDEIWRKHYENLKIYKEFCDQIGLNLVYSNSMSIDGGNFEMISIGQLKKFKLERFYFTLDLYTKFFNDQPNLSIWTFGLNPIQTINNIITNYNNTNDNNNYNNNTNDNNNNNKNNNKNNNNNNNNNNNNNNNNNNKNDNKNNNNEFTTNELQNQQLNNNFTPIPQTSTSLQEQEKEKQQTFSNDKNENTNSSTNTTCKDNEKHFIHIKCHINHLNEELVFKISNKALLCKLMCQIYQKLGITTEYVLKFQYNGLELPPHLTPNDFNISNNDVIVVIKPNI; encoded by the coding sequence ATGTCTAAAAATGTTTTCCATTTAGATTATATAGAGATTGAAAAACTCTCATACCTAAATATAAGAGAAGCAGCTAAACAATTAGGTTTAGATAATAGTGGTATgagaaattcaattttaaaaaggatAAGAAGAAAACTTAGTAGTTTAAACCATGCAAGCAATTCCAATGAAACTCAagatattgatgatgataataatttacaccAAACtgaaactaaaattaaaaatttaaataaaattaataccaCCGCTAATAATAGAGACAATCATATCaaagaagaacaagaagaattagtagtagtagaagaagaagaaaaagaagaaaaagaaaaagaagaaaaagaagaaaaagaagaaaaagaagaagatgatgataataatgattatgatgaacatgaaattaatattgaaaatgatgtaacagatattgaaaataatgaaacagataaaaaattaatatcaagTAAAATACAAATGGTTATTTGTGGTCATAATGGAGACTATCATCATACATACATGTGGAAAGGTAAAATAGTTGACACCTTTCCTGACAATGAAATAAAGACAAgaataaaactatttaaaaaatttgatgcCGAAActcaacatttaaaaaatacttttgatttaaatagatTAAAACTTATATACCAATACTTTTTAGAATCTAGAATTCCTAACACATTAAGTAAATTAAATCAGTTATTATCAGATAATagtgaagataataataataatagtaataataataataatattgctGGTAGTGGAATTATAAGTAGGAGTAGAAGTAGGAGTGGTAATGTCAGCAGTGGAAGTGTTAGTGGTGGCAAGAGCAATAGTAGTGAGATAAGATTagaaaattttcatttaccAACATATGAACCAATATGTCATTGCAATCAGTGTAAAATCAAAGCAAAccaaaattcattttatataACATTACCAAATGTAATATTAGTTTGTAGATGTTATTTATGTTTATATGGTAAACCACCAATATTGGTACAAGGTTTACTATCACCAACaagttatttatttgaaaaggtTGTATCAATTTCTGCATTTGCTTTACATCAGCAATTAAATTCAAGAAATTTTCATGAAGAAAGAGGAtacattaaaaaagaatatttaattggttACATTAATCTTCATAAACATTTACTTGGTTTAATCAATCAAGATCTTTcattagatatttttaaaccaaaattaGAGAGAGTTTTATcgaatcaaaaaattttctcTGAAAATAAATCATCTGACACTCCAAAATCCTAttataaacttttattaACTGGTAATCCTTGGGAATCTAttcttaataataatcaaaataataatcaaaataataatcataataataataataatcaaaataataataataataataataataataataataataataataataataatatacataACAGAAATAAGAAGAGACAAAACTCCTTTGAGGAAgaacaaacaacaaaattaaaaaagataaatcaaactaataataataaagttaacGATAGTTATAATGgtaaagatgaaaataatgaagaaagtAAAATAATGAAGCAGTCAGAAGAGAATAACATTAaaacgacaacaacaacaacaacaacagcaacagcaacaacaacagaaaATGGTATTAACAATGAGTTAGTTAGTGAATCCGAATCATTAGAATTATCAATtgtagaatttaaaaaaccaaaaagtACAAATGAAGCCAATTCATTATTTCCATCACAATTAGATtctgaaatttcattttttgaaaacaaACTAAATAAgagaattgaaattttagataTTGAAAGAAAGATTTAcaaaactataaatattGCAGACATTTTACAAGAATTGGATGTACCAAGTAAAgtatataatattttcaaatctgAATACACAAGATTCTTAACATTAAAAGTATTTGAAAAAGGTTTATTTtcaaagtttattttttcacCTCACTTTTTAGATGAAATTTGGAGAAAACATTATGAAAACCTTAAGATCTATAAAGAATTTTGTGATCAAATCGGTTTAAATTTAGTATACTCAAACTCAATGTCAATTGATGGTGGTAATTTTGAAATGATCTCAATTggacaattaaaaaaatttaaattagaaAGATTTTATTTCACTTTGGATTTATATAccaaattctttaatgatCAACCCAATCTTTCAATTTGGACTTTTGGTTTAAATCCAATTcaaactattaataatataattacaaattataataatacaaatgataataataattataataataatacaaatgataataataataataataaaaataataataaaaataataataataataataataataataataataataataataataataataataaaaatgataataaaaataataataatgaatttactACAAATGAattacaaaatcaacaacttAATAATAACTTCACCCCTATTCCAcaaacatcaacatcacttcaagaacaagaaaaagaaaagcaacaaactttttcaaatgataaaaatgaaaatacaaACTCAAGTACAAATACAACTTgtaaagataatgaaaaacattttattcATATTAAATGTCATAtcaatcatttaaatgaaGAATTAGTATTCAAAATTTCAAACAAAGCTCTACTTTGTAAATTAATGtgtcaaatttatcaaaagtTAGGAATTACCACTGAATATGTACTTAAATTTCAATACAACGGCCTTGAACTACCACCTCATCTAACcccaaatgattttaatatatcaaataatgatgttATAGTTGTTATTAaaccaaatatttaa
- a CDS encoding bolA family protein, whose translation MTTIGPIENEIKELLTKELNPINLEIINESYMHNVPKGSESHFKVKIVSEKFETLSMIEQHRLVNEILKNFIGNGKIHALSITSRTPTQWKKNNQTKINVDDDKSPSCKGGFGK comes from the coding sequence atgacaacAATAGgaccaattgaaaatgaaattaaagaattattaacaaaagaattaaatccaataaatttagaaattataaatgaaaGTTATATGCATAATGTACCAAAAGGATCTGAATCACAttttaaagttaaaattGTTTCTGAAAAATTTGAAACTTTATCAATGATTGAACAACACAGATTagtaaatgaaattttaaaaaattttattggaAATGGTAAAATACATGCATTAAGTATAACATCAAGAACTCCAACtcaatggaaaaaaaataatcaaacaaaaatcaatgttgatgatgataaatcaCCATCTTGTAAAGGAGGTTttggtaaataa
- the pARTf gene encoding WWE domain-containing protein (Similar to ADP-ribose): MPPKKKPVTASNAVTQSSSATTAIPTTINIPVAATAVVAQKKIQWCWAGDSGVGASQDILVEYDSKLNSEIESQYQMHLLKPKVLKYLRFKLDKERYIDFKKMVQTRYDDLNKMRTVERQEIIPGSTLPPPTTNATSKRRRKIISSDDSDTDSENSDSSSDSSDSDVSDDSDDDEDDEDYIARWFWAGDSGGGPSKGGGHQDVWVEYDDMNMRKKLEKAFSIGKKKLKVDKERFVDFQNMLQRRYDDESKRRNLKREDPLKVRPAKKLTKSQQISNAATAANAMAASHATTTTATPTTTTTTSTAPVTRSSSKGQMIASNGATISTTQKPTLTSTMSTISISSIIKCPNTWTDVDSMNYKEVDVKPHENEFQWMSKLFSQTISSNHKGMGTLSPIVFNDLKVTRVVRVQNPMLWVSYHARKQKILDDNNGSCPPIHSVITNIPGSPELDKKANELFLFHGLNVSSVAGIAKFGFDPRFCSLDGMFGAGLYFAENSSKSNQYCHGGACTCSGFQATSCKCKPSDEVCLLVCRVVMGDCLVENVFRGNGPGQFWNGRRTEPKKPNNINIYNSVIGESKPNYGPKAALQLREYIVYESSQVFVEYKVYFKRVK; the protein is encoded by the exons atgccACCAAAAAAGAAACCAGTGACAGCATCAAATGCAGTTACACAGTCATCatcagcaacaacagcaatacCAACCACTATAAATATACCAGTTGCAGCAACAGCTGTTGTTGCacaaaaaaagattcaatGGTGTTGGGCAGGTGATTCGGGAGTTGGAGCTTCCCAAGATATTTTAGTAGAATATGAtagtaaattaaattcagAGATCGAATCTCAATATCAAATGCATCTTTTGAAaccaaaagttttaaaatatttaagatTCAAACTTGATAAAGAAAGATatatagattttaaaaaaatggttcAAACAAGAtatgatgatttaaataaaatgagaacTGTTGAAAGACAAGAAAT tataccAGGATCaacattaccaccaccaactacAAATGCAACatcaaaaagaagaagaaaaataataagtaGTGATGATAGTGATACAGATAGTGAGAATAGTGATAGTAGTAGTGATAGTAGTGATAGTGATGTTAGtgatgatagtgatgatgatgaagatgatgaagattatATAGCAAGATGGTTTTGGGCAGGTGATTCAGGTGGTGGACCAAGCAAAGGTGGTGGTCATCAAGATGTTTGGGTAGAGTATGACGATATGAATATGCGTAAGAAATTAGAGAAAgcattttcaattggtaaaaagaaattaaaggtTGATAAAGAACGTTTTGTTGATTTCCAAAATATGTTACAAAGAAGGTATGATGATGAATCCAAGAGAAGAAATTTAAAGAGAGAAGATCCATTAAAAGTTAGACCAGcgaaaaaattaacaaaatcaCAACAGATTTCGAATGCTGCAACTGCTGCGAATGCTATGGCCGCTTCTCAtgccactactactactgcaACACCCacaactactaccaccacatCAACTGCACCAGTAACAAGATCAAGTAGTAAAGGTCAAATGATAGCAAGTAATGGtgcaacaatatcaacaactcAAAAACCAACATTAACATCAACAATGAgtacaatttcaatttcaagtATTATAAAATGCCCAAATACATGGACAGATGTAGACTCAATGAATTATAAAGAGGTTGATGTGAAACCACATGAGAATGAGTTCCAATGGATGAGTAAATTATTTAGTCAAACCATTTCAAGTAATCATAAAGGTATGGGTACATTATCACCAATTGTTTTCAATGATTTAAAGGTTACCCGTGTTGTTAGAGTGCAAAATCCAATGTTATGGGTTAGTTATCATGCAAGAAAACAAAAGATTCTCGATGATAACAATGGGTCATGTCCACCAATTCATAGTGTTATCACCAATATTCCTGGTAGTCCGGAATTGGATAAGAAAGCCAATGAATTATTCTTATTCCATGGTTTAAACGTTTCATCAGTTGCTGGTATTGCAAAGTTTGGTTTCGATCCAAGATTTTGCTCTTTGGATGGTATGTTTGGTGCTGGGCTTTACTTTGCAGAGAattcatcaaaatcaaatcaatattGTCATGGAGGTGCTTGTACTTGTAGTGGTTTCCAAGCTACCTCTTGTAAATGTAAACCAAGTGATGAAGTTTGTTTATTGGTTTGTCGTGTGGTTATGGGTGATTGCTTGGTTGAAAATGTTTTCCGTGGTAATGGTCCTGGTCAATTTTGGAATGGTCGTAGAACTGAACCAAAGAAAccaaataatatcaatatttacAATAGTGTCATTGGTGaatcaaaaccaaattaTGGTCCAAAAGCTGCTTTACAACTTCGTGAATATATTGTTTATGAATCAAGTCAAGTATTTGTTGAATATAAggtttattttaaaagagttaaataa